A segment of the Aquabacterium sp. OR-4 genome:
GTGTCTTCGGCCTGCACATAGGCGCCGCGGGCGGCGCCGTCGGCGGCCTGGGTGCCCGACAGGTCAGACAGTTGCTGGGCCGAGGCGATCTGGACTTTGGGCGCCCACGAGAAGTCACCGGCCAGGGCCTGCTGGCGCAGGGTTTCGGCCTTGGCGGCGTCGAACTTGTCACCAAAGGCCTGGCGCAGCGTGGCGTTGAACGCACCGGCATCGGACGCCGAGGCGGCAAAGCGCTGCTGCATGGCGCTGGAGACGCGGCTCAGGGCCAGGGCATCGGCCGCGGCAGCCTGCTGGGCCTGCAGGTTGACCACCGTGCCTTGCAGGCGCTGGCGCACCAGGCCCAGGCGCGAGAGCCAGCCGAACTTGCCGCGCACCGGCAGGCTGCCTTCGGTGGGGCGCAGCGCTTCGTGGCGCAACTGGGCGCCGTGCTCGGCCCTGTCGGCGCGCTGCTGCAGTGCCGCGCGAATGCGGCTGAGCCAGGCCCCGCGCACCGGCTGCGCGCGCACCATTCCGTGCTTGAGCATTCGGCCGGCCCAGGGCGCCGCCGTTTCGCGCCGGGCGGCTGCGTGGCGAAACCAGCGCGGCGTGCGGCTGGTGGCCAGGGCAGGGGCCTGGGCGTTGGCCTGGGCTGTGGCCGGAGCGTTGACCTGGGCGGTGGCTGCGTTCACGGCGCCAGCCAGTGCGCCGCTGGCGTTCGGGTCGATCTGCATGGGTTCTCCTCGGTTGAATGCCGCTCGATGGCGCCATGGCATGACGGTCAAAGTGAGCGGTCAGCCTTCATGCATCGGGAAGGCCTGTCGGCGCATTCTTCGGGCCGCGGTGCACGCCGTCTTCACGCGATCTCAAACATCTGTATCGACTTGCGCCGCCCGGATCCAAGTCGCGTACGTGTCCACGCGCAGCACACCCTCACGGCCACCGCCCCGAACCCAGCTCAGCGCAGAAACTGGGCCCACAGCCGCAGTGCACCGCCACCGTCGGTGCCCGCCTGGCTGGCCGTGGGCATGGCGGTATAGGTGTTGGCGGTCACTGCCAGGGCCAGGCCGCCACGGTTGAGCAGCAACTGGCTGTCGGCCGGGGCAAACAGCGGCGAGGCGGTGCCCAGGGGGTAGTCGGCCGCCACCGCCGTGGCGGTGCCCGGCGCCCCCTTGAGCAGGCGGTTGTCGCTGCGTCGGTAGTAGCCCCACTGGCCCATGTGGCCGCCCCAGTGCAGGCCCACGTAATCGCCTGCGCGGTTGAAGGCGTAGAGGCCGCCGCTGCGGTCGAGTCCGCAATGCTCGGGCAGGGTGATCAGGGTGTCTGACCAGGCGCCGGCCACCCAGCGGCTGAGGCGGCAGCCGCCATACAGCAGAAACTCGCCGCCGCTGGTGTCGGTGCCCACCAGGCGGGTGTTGCCCCAGATGGCGAAATCGATGCTGGGCTCGGCCGCCAGCCAGCGCTGCAGCACGGGTGACCAGAACGTGATCTGCTCGGGGCGCAGCGGCTGGCGCGTGCCCGGGTCGGCCTGCGCGGTGAACGCGGCAAAGCCATCGCTGGTGGCCAGCTCGTTGAACCATGGCTCGGCGTTGGCCGGGGTGTCCGCGGCCCAGCGCTCGGGCACGGCACTGATGCTGGAGCGCATGCCGACCACGCCCGTGCCCATCAGGGACTGGATGCGCCCGGCCACCACCAGCCGGCCGCTGTCGTCCAGCGCGGTGTCAATGCCCTCGGCCAGGGTTTCGCCGAAATCAAAGCTGCTGCGCAGGCCGTTCAGCACGATGTTGCGGAAGGCTCCGTCGGCCGCGGCACGCAGACCCAGCAGGCTGCGGGTGCTGCTGGAGCCGGCCGCCGACATGCCCACATAGGTGATCGCCACGTCACCGGCGGCATTGATGCGCACGCGGTGGTCGTGCACCTTGCTGGGCGGCGATGCGCCGACGACCTGGGGTGTCTCCCAGGCGCTGGCGCCGGCCCTGCGGCGCGTGGCCACCATGTAGCGGCACAGCTTGCCGGCGGGGCTGAGTTCGTACGCATCGGCGGTGCAGGCCCGTTCGGTGATCCAGCTCACCACCGCATGGCCCGAACTGGACACAGCCAGCCTTGGCCTGTGGTCTGCCAGCAGCGGGGCGGCATCGTCGAGCACCACCGGCGCGGCCCAGCGCGCCGCCTGACCGGCCGCACCGGCCTGGCCTTGCACCACCTGCACGGCCAGACGCCCCGCGCCATCGGCCTGGGCAAAGGCGACCCAGGCACTGCCGTCATCGGCAAGCCCAGCGTCAAAGCCCGTGTTGCCGCTGGCGCCGGAGGCCACGCGCAGCCCGCCGGTGCCCAAGGTGTTCAGGGTGGTCGGGCTGTCCCAGCTGAGGCTGGTCTGGTTGCCGGTGGCCGTGGATGAGCTGGCGGCCACCTGCGTGGGCGTGGTGATCAGGCAATCTGGCGCAGCGGCAGTTTGCGACTTCACGAGCAGGCCATTGGCACTGCCTGGCTCGGCCGGGTTCTGCCAATGCAGGCTCATCTCGGCGCCCGAGGCAATGCCCACTGTCAGGCTGATCGAGAAGCCCGAGGCGCTGCTGGCCTGGACGGTCTTGTGGAACGTGGCGCCCGAGCCCGAAAACGACAGGGTGAGCCGGTTGCTCGAACGATTGGTGCTGTACCAGACCTGGCCACTGGCGTCGTAGCGCAGGGCGCACAGGCTGCCATCGTCGGTGGCGCGGCCTTCGTAGAGGCCCTGCATGCAACTGGCCACTTCGTTGAAGCGCGATCCCGTGGGGCAGGCCGCCAACTGCGCCTGCAGCGCGGCCAGGCCGGCGCCCGGTGATGAGCCACCGCCCGAGCCGCCGTTCGATCCACCATTGCCCGCGCCGTTGCCACCCGAGTCGCTGGCCGGTGCGCCGCCACCACCGCCACCGCAGGCCGCCAGCCAGGCACCCAGGCTGATGGCCAGGCAGGCGGCAGCAGCCCGTGTTGCCAGGCGATGCGTCACACCACGCTTGCTCATGCTTCAAGACCTCCCACGCCTGCCCCTTGGCACGGCCCGGCAGGTTCTAACCGCTGCGCTCAGGGGTGCCCGGTGTGCCGTCGTAACAGCCGCTGGGCAGGTGTTTCAGGAGGCGAGCGTCCAGAGTGGCATTGCCCGGTTGTGGCGGCTGCCGCCGCACCCGCGGTGTAGACGAGACTTCTGGGACAAAGCGGCGACCGAAAGCCAGTGGGGCAGCCTGAACCGTGGCCGGCTGTACGGCAGAAGGTTCGCCACCCGGCGAGAGGCGATTCTTTGCGGCCGATGGCATGGATGCGAGTTGCGCAGACCCAGCATCGGTATCCACATGCTGCGCCACATGACCGCTACGAACGCCTCGTCTGAACGGCGTTGGGCGTCAGGTCCAGCTGAGCGTCCAGGCCGGCGGCACGGCAAAGTACTGGTCGTACTCCTTGCGCGCGGCTGGTGGCAGGCCTGACCAGAACGCGTGGGCCTGGCTGAGGCAATCCTCGCCTCGGCCCATGCGCCAGAAGAGGTCGGCGGGGTCGATCTCGGGGTGCTGGATCCAGGGCGGCGCCACGAAGTTGGCTGGCGCCGGTGGCAACTCGGCGCGAACCTGTTCAAGCAGTCGCCCGAGCCTGTTCAGGCCATGGCCATCGCCGCCATCGCCCCAGTAGGCGTCGTTGGCCGTGTGCTCAACGAGCATTGCGCCGCGCGTGGAGGCCAGCACGCTGGCCAGATCGGCATGCTGCGCGAACTTGGCGCGCAGGGCGGTGAGCATGACCTCGTCGCGCACGACGGGCCAGTCGGGGCGCATGGATCGCCGCGTGCGGTCGCGGCCGATCTGTGCTGCCGCAAAAGGCGTGGGTGCGGCATGGACGGCATCGACATCGCCGGCATCGCTGAACTTCGCGGCCTGGAAGAAGTGCTCCGTCGTGGCCCAGGTGCGGCCGCCCGCTGCGACGGGGTGGCGCGAGAAGTTCGAGAAGCAGCCGTAGGCCTTGTTCGTCTCGTAGAAGTGCAGGGTGATCATGGCAGGCGGGTGAGCTGTTCGTGGCACGCGGAGCCCAAGCGCGCCGGCTCAGCCATGACCTTGTTCCGCGTCGGGCCACCAGGGTGGGAGCCCCTCGTTGGCCCGATATCGGTTCAGGAACGCGACAAAGTCCCCGGCATCCGCCTCGCGAGCGTGCCACTTCGGCTCGCCGAGATCGATGCAGCAGACGGTCTCCGGGTCGACTGCATCCAGGCAGTACAGGATGTCGTTGTTGGCGCCACGCGCGAACGGTACGAGCTTGCGCTGCGTGGCCTTGCGGATCAGGCGCATTTCGCCTGGCACATCGATCGCACGCAGGATGCTCAGCGCATGGCCGTCGCCCCCGTGATCGAAGTCCATCTCTGCCCACAGCACAGCCTCGACAAAGTGCCGTGGATACGCGAACGCAAAGCCGAGTTGCGCATGGTCAGCGCAGTACTTCGCTTGGGCTTCGAAGTGCGCGGATTCACGTGGGGCGGTCATGTTGGTGGCTCAGGGCTTGCCGGTGATCTTGGGGTGAGTGGCAACGACGCCTTGGTTCGCAAGACACGCCTGGCAATTTGCTCAACGTTTGCCGGCGTATCAGTGTGCAAGCCTATGGACGCCGCATCCGACCGGGTCAAGGGCCCGGGTGCTCTCTCACGCCGCTGACTGGTGCGCCGCCCCATCGGCATTCCAGTAGCGCCAGTCTCCAGCCTCGCGGCCGTCCTGGTAGTGCCCTTCGGAGGCCATGCGTCCATCGGGGTAGAAGGTACGCCACAGACCTTCTTCCTTGCCGTCCACGTAATGCCCTTCGGCAATGACTTGACCATTGCTGTGGTACTCGCGGAACAGGCCATGCCGGATCCAGTGGGTTCCATCGGTAGCCATCACACGGGAGTATCGGAAGTGGATCTCACCGGTTTCATAGGGGATCTCTGCGATGTTGAGTTCGGTGGTCATGATCGCTTCCTGATGGGGAAATCGCTGGGTTTGTACAGTTCGCGCGAGCGACGCAGGTCTTGCACAAGGCCGTTCGGCCTGTCATTGAATTCGCGGGCGGTGTACTTCAAGTTCGGAATGGCCCAAAGCAACAGGCGGCCTGTCGTCGCCAATATCCGAGACTTCCCGCGAGCAAGACCCCGATGGGTCGGATGGCCTCAAGAAACAGGAGGGCTCAGGCTGTCGTCAAAATATTGCAAGCCATGCGCGTCTCTGAGCGCATAGACCCTCTCGTACTCGAAAGAGAGAACAAAGAACTTGCTCGTCCGCTTCGCCAGCGCATCGAGCAATTGCCGCGCATCTCGATTGCACAAGTCATACCGGTCCAGCAAGTAGCCGAGGGACACGCGCAGCCCGACCGTCCAGGCAGCCGGGTAGGGCATGCCTTCTGCACGGACGGCATGCCGTCCATCTTGCGAGTGAACGAACAAGTCCAGACCGGATTCAGCAAACACGGCCAGCGTGCCGTTGGGATGATCATCTGATGGCGACACGGCCCCGCAGTCAAATGCAGCCTGTCTCAAGTGGTCTTCGTGGATGCCAGATTCGAGTTCCAGCGAAAGCGCCATCGACATGGTTTCTCCGTGTTACGTCGGTCGTGCGGTGCTACTGAAGAGGGGCAACGACGCCTTGGTTCGCAGGTCTTCTGTCCTCGCTGCCGAGGCCGACACTGTGAATCAGCGGCGGAACGGCGGGTCGGTAGGCCTGCCGGTCAACCACGGTCACTTGTCCGTTCTTGACGATGTAGAGGGTGTTGAAGGGGACCGGATTGTCCTGGAGATGTCGTGCCAGCTGGGCTGCCGTCGCGGGCAAGTCATTGAGACTGACAATGACGTTCGGAGCCTGGGTCTCGATCTTCTGGGCCACGTTGTCCCTGATGGTCCAGAGGTTTCCGGTTGACGGTGCGTAGACATCCGCCAGTTGTCCGTTGATGCCAGCGTCGGGGTTCTTGACGCCCCGGGCACCCGCGTTGGGCAACTGAACAACTTCAAAGCCCTGCTTTCCTGCCAGAAACGCCAGCGTCTCGTTCTGGCGCTGAATCGAGC
Coding sequences within it:
- a CDS encoding NADAR family protein, with the protein product MITLHFYETNKAYGCFSNFSRHPVAAGGRTWATTEHFFQAAKFSDAGDVDAVHAAPTPFAAAQIGRDRTRRSMRPDWPVVRDEVMLTALRAKFAQHADLASVLASTRGAMLVEHTANDAYWGDGGDGHGLNRLGRLLEQVRAELPPAPANFVAPPWIQHPEIDPADLFWRMGRGEDCLSQAHAFWSGLPPAARKEYDQYFAVPPAWTLSWT
- a CDS encoding toxin-antitoxin system YwqK family antitoxin, which translates into the protein MTTELNIAEIPYETGEIHFRYSRVMATDGTHWIRHGLFREYHSNGQVIAEGHYVDGKEEGLWRTFYPDGRMASEGHYQDGREAGDWRYWNADGAAHQSAA